A single Chitinophagales bacterium DNA region contains:
- the hisS gene encoding histidine--tRNA ligase: MLKIKPQNPKGVRDFLPEENRKREYIIGVMRKHFELFGFQSIYNPVFERLETLQGKYGEEGDKLLFKILNSGEYLDEKGLKILETKPIQFGKLTQEISSKGLRYDHTVPLARFVSQYQNDLTFPFKRYVIGPVWRADRPQKGRYQEFFQCDADIVGSKGLVGDVEMASLFLTVFQELKLKVEIRINNRKIYNGICEEIGIEESNITLVSTILDKWDKIGEEKVKEELAQIIGEEKTNKLLNILSVQTLDEFNSKFKIENSKLTEGLTELKYIFTHAQSENLKFDLKLLRGLDYYTGTVLEVVSAEMAYGSIGGGGRYDNLTEIFGLRDISGIGISFGLDRVFDVMTELKRFPENSEAKKTLILNLTEAATSQYFSLLSEIRGAGKIVDLYPSIAKMDKQLAYADKAGYTYAIIIGENEFNSKQVTIKDLEQRLQSTVNINQIQTYL; this comes from the coding sequence ATGTTAAAAATCAAACCACAAAACCCTAAAGGCGTTAGAGACTTTTTGCCCGAGGAAAATCGAAAACGCGAATACATCATTGGTGTCATGAGAAAACACTTTGAGTTATTTGGTTTTCAATCAATCTATAATCCGGTATTTGAACGATTAGAAACCCTTCAAGGAAAATATGGCGAGGAAGGGGATAAACTGTTATTCAAAATTTTGAATTCAGGTGAATATCTAGATGAAAAGGGATTAAAAATTTTAGAGACTAAGCCTATTCAGTTTGGAAAGCTTACCCAAGAAATCTCTTCCAAAGGCCTTCGCTATGACCATACCGTTCCTCTTGCTCGTTTCGTATCTCAGTATCAGAATGATTTGACTTTTCCATTTAAGCGTTATGTGATAGGTCCTGTTTGGAGGGCGGATAGACCTCAAAAAGGTCGCTATCAAGAGTTTTTTCAATGCGATGCTGATATCGTCGGCTCCAAAGGACTGGTAGGCGATGTGGAAATGGCCTCTCTGTTCCTAACGGTATTTCAAGAACTTAAGCTAAAAGTTGAAATAAGGATAAATAATAGAAAGATATACAATGGAATATGTGAGGAAATTGGTATAGAAGAAAGTAATATAACATTGGTTTCGACCATTCTCGACAAATGGGATAAAATTGGAGAAGAAAAGGTAAAAGAAGAGTTAGCACAAATCATAGGTGAAGAAAAAACAAACAAGTTATTAAATATTCTGTCTGTTCAAACTCTTGACGAATTCAATTCAAAATTCAAAATTGAAAATTCAAAATTGACGGAAGGTCTCACCGAGCTCAAATATATTTTCACACATGCGCAATCAGAAAACCTAAAATTCGACCTTAAACTACTCAGAGGATTAGACTATTATACTGGTACAGTTCTTGAGGTGGTTTCTGCAGAAATGGCTTATGGAAGCATCGGTGGTGGCGGTCGCTATGATAATTTAACGGAAATATTTGGTTTGCGAGACATATCGGGAATAGGAATTTCCTTTGGATTAGATAGAGTTTTTGATGTTATGACCGAACTGAAGAGATTTCCTGAAAATTCTGAAGCAAAAAAGACACTGATACTCAATTTGACAGAGGCAGCGACAAGCCAATATTTTTCTTTACTAAGCGAAATTCGCGGCGCAGGTAAAATCGTAGATTTATATCCTAGTATAGCTAAAATGGATAAGCAACTCGCTTATGCAGACAAGGCTGGTTATACCTATGCTATTATTATTGGTGAAAACGAATTTAATAGCAAGCAAGTTACTATTAAGGATCTAGAACAACGCCTTCAGTCGACAGTAAATATCAATCAAATACAGACTTATTTATAA
- a CDS encoding exodeoxyribonuclease V subunit gamma, with the protein MIVHYLDELNEIQRQAVTEFEGPVMINAGPGSGKTRVLTYRIAFMMEQGVQPYNILALTFTNKASKEMRERIEKLIGSDARNLFMGTFHSVFARILRTKASMLGYTNNFSIYDSDDTKSVIKAIVKELGLNEDLYKANYVYSRISNLKNNLINYRLYATSEDLIAEDVEANRPRMGDVFRHYSEKCFKNNAMDFDDLQLKFYELIVRFPEVLYEFQHKFQFIMVDEFQDTNFAQYSIIKKLGDVYQNICVVGDDSQSIYAFRGASIDNILSFQKDYSDTKVFKLEQNYRSTQTIVDAANKIIKHNQHQLEKTIWTSNSQGEKIKLLKTFSDNDEGKQIVDDIFHLCMTKQISYADVAILYRTNSQSRSFEEALRRKNIPYIIYGGISFYQRKEVKDLIAYLKLIVNPYDEEALKRVINYPLRGIGDTSFQKMVVYASGNNMKIWDVIENISENKVVTGRTAEAIEKFYTMIRAQQVQSERNAHEVATEIAKQSGLLGELYADKSVEGVSRYENLQELLNSIKEFVENDEVIENEEMATDKSLGSFLQSVTLLTDKDTQTEDKPSVKLMTIHASKGLEFKAVYLVGLEENLFPSQRSSYTLEDLEEERRLFYVAVTRAESHLMLSFATSRYKFGQINPSEPSRFLKELPSEIIDFKGAPNPELDQNPFAKKTLQYQPNSLVKTIRQVNLASAVDAKNFVADSPDKLIAGMEILHIQFGNGKITEISGDGDKKIATIDFNGNIKKIMLKYAKVQIVS; encoded by the coding sequence ATAATAGTGCACTATTTAGACGAACTTAACGAAATTCAACGACAGGCTGTGACGGAGTTTGAAGGCCCCGTAATGATCAATGCAGGACCTGGCTCAGGTAAGACCAGAGTATTGACGTATAGAATCGCCTTTATGATGGAACAAGGAGTCCAGCCATATAATATATTAGCATTAACCTTTACCAATAAGGCTAGTAAGGAAATGCGGGAGCGAATTGAGAAATTAATAGGTTCAGATGCGCGCAATCTTTTTATGGGTACATTTCATAGTGTATTCGCGAGAATACTGAGAACCAAGGCCTCCATGCTAGGCTATACAAATAATTTTAGTATTTATGATTCGGATGATACCAAGTCTGTAATCAAGGCTATTGTAAAGGAATTAGGATTGAATGAAGATTTGTACAAAGCTAATTATGTCTATAGTCGAATCTCCAATTTGAAAAATAATCTTATCAATTATCGACTCTACGCAACTAGCGAAGACTTGATAGCAGAGGATGTAGAAGCCAATCGCCCACGAATGGGAGATGTGTTTCGACATTATTCAGAGAAATGTTTTAAGAATAATGCGATGGATTTCGACGATTTGCAGTTGAAATTCTATGAACTAATTGTTCGTTTCCCAGAAGTGCTCTATGAATTTCAGCACAAGTTTCAGTTCATAATGGTGGATGAGTTTCAGGATACGAATTTCGCGCAATATTCAATTATCAAAAAGTTGGGGGATGTCTATCAAAATATTTGTGTTGTAGGAGACGATAGTCAGAGCATTTATGCGTTTCGCGGCGCGAGTATTGACAATATCTTGAGTTTTCAAAAAGACTATTCAGATACCAAAGTTTTTAAATTGGAACAAAATTATCGAAGCACACAAACCATCGTAGACGCTGCAAACAAGATTATTAAGCACAATCAGCATCAGCTAGAAAAAACAATATGGACATCGAATAGCCAAGGAGAAAAAATAAAACTACTTAAAACGTTTTCCGACAATGATGAAGGCAAGCAAATAGTAGATGATATATTTCATCTCTGTATGACCAAGCAAATTTCCTATGCGGATGTGGCTATTCTCTATCGCACCAACTCTCAATCACGCTCTTTTGAAGAAGCATTGCGTAGAAAAAATATTCCTTATATTATTTATGGCGGTATTTCGTTTTATCAGCGAAAAGAGGTCAAAGATTTAATAGCATATTTAAAACTCATTGTCAATCCATATGATGAAGAGGCACTAAAACGTGTTATCAATTATCCATTAAGAGGTATAGGAGACACTAGTTTTCAAAAAATGGTGGTTTATGCCTCTGGTAATAACATGAAGATATGGGATGTCATAGAAAATATAAGTGAAAATAAGGTGGTTACAGGTCGCACGGCCGAAGCTATAGAAAAGTTTTATACTATGATTCGAGCGCAACAAGTGCAAAGTGAACGGAACGCGCATGAAGTAGCTACAGAAATTGCAAAACAATCCGGATTATTAGGAGAACTCTATGCAGATAAGTCAGTAGAAGGCGTGAGTCGATACGAGAATTTACAGGAGCTATTGAATTCTATAAAAGAATTTGTCGAAAATGATGAAGTAATAGAAAATGAAGAAATGGCAACCGATAAGTCGCTGGGATCATTTTTACAATCCGTTACCTTACTTACAGATAAAGACACACAGACTGAAGATAAGCCCTCTGTTAAATTGATGACCATCCATGCTTCAAAGGGTCTGGAATTTAAGGCGGTATATTTAGTAGGTTTAGAGGAAAATTTATTTCCTTCTCAGCGTTCGAGCTATACCTTAGAGGACTTAGAAGAAGAGCGCAGGCTGTTTTATGTTGCTGTGACACGCGCAGAGTCGCATTTAATGCTAAGTTTTGCGACGAGTCGGTATAAATTTGGTCAAATTAACCCAAGTGAACCAAGTCGATTTTTAAAAGAACTTCCCTCGGAAATAATAGACTTTAAAGGAGCGCCTAACCCTGAACTAGATCAAAATCCATTTGCGAAAAAAACATTGCAATACCAACCTAATTCCTTGGTCAAGACAATAAGACAGGTTAATTTAGCATCTGCAGTAGATGCTAAAAACTTCGTAGCAGATAGTCCAGACAAACTCATAGCAGGGATGGAAATTTTACATATTCAATTTGGCAACGGAAAAATCACAGAAATTTCAGGAGATGGAGACAAGAAAATAGCCACGATTGATTTCAATGGCAATATAAAGAAGATAATGCTAAAATATGCAAAAGTACAGATAGTGAGTTGA
- a CDS encoding TIGR00730 family Rossman fold protein, which translates to MEKNWSEVKAESSWLMFKIMSEFVEGFEKMPKIGPCISIFGSARTKPDEPYYEKAERMAMKLVHEGFGIITGGGPGIMEAANKGAQAAGGKSVGLNIVLPHEQKPNEYIDIDKSFDYNFFFVRKVMFVKYAQAFIIFPGGFGTMDELFEVLTLVQTNKIDKIPIVLYGSDFWGGLKEWIIQTMKEFQYISDGDENFLEIVDTTDEAMAVVRKFYAHESLRPNF; encoded by the coding sequence ATGGAAAAGAATTGGAGTGAAGTTAAAGCAGAATCATCATGGTTGATGTTCAAGATCATGAGCGAATTTGTGGAAGGATTTGAGAAAATGCCCAAGATAGGGCCTTGCATCTCTATCTTTGGGAGTGCACGTACTAAGCCTGATGAACCCTATTATGAGAAGGCGGAGCGAATGGCCATGAAATTAGTTCACGAGGGATTTGGCATTATTACAGGAGGAGGGCCGGGGATTATGGAGGCTGCAAATAAAGGCGCTCAGGCCGCTGGAGGAAAATCGGTAGGTCTCAATATAGTTTTACCGCATGAGCAGAAACCCAACGAATATATTGATATCGATAAGTCATTTGATTATAATTTCTTTTTTGTACGTAAGGTTATGTTTGTAAAATACGCACAAGCGTTTATCATTTTTCCAGGGGGATTTGGCACTATGGATGAATTGTTTGAAGTACTGACCTTAGTGCAAACTAATAAAATTGATAAAATACCAATTGTTTTATACGGAAGTGACTTTTGGGGTGGCTTAAAAGAATGGATTATTCAAACCATGAAAGAGTTTCAATATATATCCGATGGAGATGAAAACTTTCTAGAAATTGTCGATACTACCGATGAGGCGATGGCAGTAGTACGAAAGTTTTATGCGCACGAAAGTTTAAGACCGAATTTCTAG